One window of the Dreissena polymorpha isolate Duluth1 chromosome 5, UMN_Dpol_1.0, whole genome shotgun sequence genome contains the following:
- the LOC127880880 gene encoding uncharacterized protein LOC127880880, with protein MALSILSSILHKSIRCLDESKGRCGIPGTCILNCHALKNLKKIIDLLILMISRCSSWAELLLIASFYMNSRNWMQETFPYMFGCIMEIFMSETENNTSEKVISLSEQRRVCDGEVIDLKGKRRIYIDGPLHRATSDGQMNDVQESVNSTANVVDQDDENTELKYLMTPSLPIESTPVSDTGENRSMLEPIVVSSTATPVVLDGTEQVPSTDLAIRAVTENRVSDDLVIDAERPDPIVQSLTGATRPSRRGVPPEVNLRSQLNAVDLVDINQVKTRREESEGSDMSDLNVNLNHDATEDDEG; from the exons ATGGCTCTGTCCATATTGAGCAGTATATTGCATAAAAGCATACGCTGTTTAGATGAAAGTAAAGGCAGATGCGGAATCCCTGGAACATGTATACTGAACTGTCATGCTCTCAAgaacttgaaaaaaataattgacctgttaattttaatgatttcaaGATGTTCATCCTGGGCTGAGCTTCTATTAATAGCTTCATTTTATATGAATTCAAGGAATTGGATGCAGGAAACTTTTCCATATATGTTCGGCTGTATAATGGAAATATTCATGAGTGAAACGGAAAACAACACATCAGAAAAGGTTATCAGCCTTTCTGAGCAAAGAAGAGTGTGTGATG GAGAGGTTATTGATTTGAAGGGGAAACGCAGAATCTATATTGATGGACCTCTCCACCGGGCAACCTCTGATGGGCAAATGAATGATGTGCAGGAAAGTGTAAATTCCACAG CCAATGTTGTTGATCAGGATGATGAAAATACAGAGCTTAAGTACTTGATGACCCCGTCTTTACCAATAGAATCAACACCAG TGAGTGATACCGGGGAAAACAGATCGATGCTTGAACCAATTGTGGTTTCATCTACTGCTACTCCTGTTGTGTTGGATG GTACAGAACAAGTACCATCTACTGACCTGGCAATAAGGGCAGTGACAGAAAACAGAGTCTCTGATGACCTGGTGATAGACGCAGAGAGGCCAGACCCCATAGTGCAATCCTTGACAGGAGCAACAAGGCCAAGTAGAAGAGGGGTTCCACCTGAAGTAAACTTGCGGAGCCAAc TGAATGCCGTCGATTTGGTTGATATCAACCAAGTAAAGACTCGAAGAGAGGAAAGCGAAGGCTCCGACATGAGTGACTTGAATGTGAATCTTAATCATG